ACTATAATTACCATTAATTTCTACACCAGCAAGATCATTTAAAAAATCTACAATAGTTTTTCCTTGATTATTCTCAATATCTTGAGCTGTAATTTGTTGAACAATTCTACCAATATTTTTTTTATTGGTTTTAAACTTCGTAGCTGTAACTACTACTTCATCTAATTTCTCGCTCTTTTCTTTTTGTTGTGCATGCGAGTTAATGTTTGTAAAAAGGCACGCTAGCACACCTACGACTACAAATTGTTTTTTCATCGATTTACATTTGATTTAAAAATGAGTAACATCCCCTTTTCCCGAAGGCTTGTTATCTATTAACTATTGGCAGGTCTCCTGGCTTGCGTCTTGCAACTTACCTTCCCGCTTTCGCAGTGGTTAAAAAGTAATTAGTTACAGGCTATATAGCTTACAGTTGCGGGTACAGCTTCGGTTTTTCACCGAATTCCCTTTTAATTTTCTTTAAGCGATAGTTAAAGAAAAACCAAAAATCGCAGCAAATTTATGGCATAATTATAAATTACCAACTAACAAATCGTGATATTTTGCGAATTTTATTCTCAATTCATTTGAAACAGAATAATATTCAGGATGAATCATAGCTGCTAAACATTCTATTCCGTCTACTAAAGTTCCTGCAGACGATTGCGTAAACATGGCAAAATCTGCGATATAAACATTCTTATTTTTCACAGCTCGTAATTCGTTCCAACCCGGTTTATTGATTAAAAACTCCATATCTTCTAGAGTTCTTTCTATTCCGTAACCACATGGTGCAATGATTAAAACTTCTGGATCATATTTTATAATCTTATCCCAAGGAATTACAATACTATCTCCTGATGGATGTGATAATAAATCGATTCCACCAGCATAACCGATTTGATGAGGAATCCAATGTCCGCAGTTAAATAAAGGTTCAATCCATTCTAATAACATGATACTTTTAGATTGGATTTTATGTTCACGTTGAACATCAACTACAGCCGCAATACGATCTCGTAATTTTTGAATATAATGAACTCCCACTTCTTCTTTTCCCATAGCTTTAGCAACAGTTAATGCATTCTCAAAAACATCTTCTAAAGAATTTGGTGTAATTGAAATTAACTCAGGAATCTTTGGTAGTTTATAAGCTGATTTTGCTACAGATTCAGTATCGATCTGGCAAACATCACATACATCTTGCGTAAAAATTAAATCTGGAGCAATACTTTCTAAAACTGGTTCATCTACATAATATAAAGTTCCTCCTTCAGCTTTGGTTTTCGAAAAAATCGTATTGATTTCTTCACTAGTAAGTGTTTGTCCTTCTAACTTATATTTTACCACAACTTTTTTCTCTTCTAAAGCTACAGCAGGACATTCAAATGTTACTCCTTCTAAGTATTCTTGTAACCCCATATCATAAATCATTTGGGTTACTGCGGGCATAAACGACGATACTTTCATACTATTCTTTTTAACAGCACAAAAATACGGAGTAATAAATTATATTTTCTTTTTCTAAAAAATCTTTATAATCTTTGTTTTCAAATTTTCTTTGATTATGATGCATTATATCTCAGGAGGAGAACGATCTGGTAAAAGTAGTTACGCACAACAACTTGCTGAATCTTTGTCTGATAATCCTTATTATTTAGCAACTTCAAGAATATGGGATGATAATTTTAGAAATCGTGTACAACGTCATATTTCTGAAAGAGACGAACGTTGGACCACCATCGAAGAAGAAAAAAACATCAGTCAAGTAATTCCAGAAAATGCTACTGTAGTAATCGATTGTGTAACGTTATGGTTAACCAACTTTTTTATGGATACCGATAGTAATGTTGAACTTTGTTTACAACTTGCTAAAGAAGAAATTCTAAAACTTTTAGAAATTGATGCTACTATTATCATTATTTCAAATGAAATAGGAATGGGATTACACGCGCAAACTAAATCTGGAAGACAGTTTACAGAATTACAAGGTTGGGTAAATCAGTTTATTGCAAAAAAATCTGATACTGCAACTTTTATGGTCTCTGGATTACCTTTAACTTTAAAATAAAACTAGATGATTACACCAATCTCTACTACATTAACTGACGATATTCAAAAGAAAATAGATTTTAAAACTAAGCCTATTGGTTCTTTAGGCGTTTTAGAAAAGATCGCATTACAAATTAGTCAGATTCAAAATACATTAACTCCAGAATTAAACAATCCAGCAGTTGTTGTTTTTGCTGGTGATCATGGAATTGTAAAAAACAAACCTGTAAGTCCATATCCACAAGAAGTTACTCAACAAATGGTTTTAAACTTCACTCAAGGTGGAGCAGCAATTAATGTGTTTTGTAAACAAAATAGTATTGACTTGTATATTGTAGATGCTGGTGTAAATGGAACTTTTGAGTACAATGAAAAACTTTTAAATCATAAAA
This genomic stretch from Tenacibaculum jejuense harbors:
- a CDS encoding ABC transporter substrate-binding protein is translated as MKVSSFMPAVTQMIYDMGLQEYLEGVTFECPAVALEEKKVVVKYKLEGQTLTSEEINTIFSKTKAEGGTLYYVDEPVLESIAPDLIFTQDVCDVCQIDTESVAKSAYKLPKIPELISITPNSLEDVFENALTVAKAMGKEEVGVHYIQKLRDRIAAVVDVQREHKIQSKSIMLLEWIEPLFNCGHWIPHQIGYAGGIDLLSHPSGDSIVIPWDKIIKYDPEVLIIAPCGYGIERTLEDMEFLINKPGWNELRAVKNKNVYIADFAMFTQSSAGTLVDGIECLAAMIHPEYYSVSNELRIKFAKYHDLLVGNL
- a CDS encoding bifunctional adenosylcobinamide kinase/adenosylcobinamide-phosphate guanylyltransferase: MMHYISGGERSGKSSYAQQLAESLSDNPYYLATSRIWDDNFRNRVQRHISERDERWTTIEEEKNISQVIPENATVVIDCVTLWLTNFFMDTDSNVELCLQLAKEEILKLLEIDATIIIISNEIGMGLHAQTKSGRQFTELQGWVNQFIAKKSDTATFMVSGLPLTLK